The following coding sequences lie in one Peptostreptococcaceae bacterium genomic window:
- a CDS encoding thioredoxin family protein: protein MAFLNEDISKQIKAVFAPMKENVNIALFVDKTGCESCEDARGYMEEMASLSDKLSLSVYDVARDKEKAMEFDVKLTPAIVLLDSENKNNGVKFNGIPAGHEINSFISGILNVSGAGEKLPEEMMQRIKSIDKPVNIKVFVTLGCPHCPGAVSKAHKIALLNPNVNAEMIEANTFEELSQKFNVGGVPKIVFNDSVDLIGDQPLDAFINAMETL, encoded by the coding sequence ATGGCTTTTTTAAATGAAGATATCAGCAAGCAAATCAAGGCAGTTTTTGCACCAATGAAAGAAAATGTGAACATCGCTCTATTCGTTGACAAAACTGGCTGCGAATCCTGCGAAGACGCCCGTGGATACATGGAGGAAATGGCCAGTCTCAGCGATAAGCTTTCGCTATCAGTCTACGATGTTGCCCGCGACAAGGAAAAAGCCATGGAATTTGACGTAAAGCTTACGCCTGCGATTGTCCTTCTTGACAGCGAAAACAAGAACAACGGAGTGAAGTTCAACGGAATCCCTGCTGGCCATGAGATAAACTCTTTCATATCAGGCATATTGAATGTATCTGGAGCCGGAGAAAAATTGCCGGAGGAAATGATGCAAAGAATCAAAAGTATAGACAAACCTGTAAACATTAAGGTCTTCGTAACCTTGGGCTGCCCGCATTGTCCGGGTGCCGTGTCAAAAGCCCACAAAATCGCTCTTCTAAACCCCAATGTGAATGCAGAGATGATTGAAGCCAACACCTTCGAAGAACTTTCCCAAAAGTTCAATGTCGGCGGGGTTCCTAAAATCGTCTTCAATGACAGTGTCGATCTTATAGGCGACCAGCCTTTGGATGCGTTCATAAATGCAATGGAAACCCTTTAG